In the Candidatus Mycosynbacter amalyticus genome, one interval contains:
- a CDS encoding IS1595 family transposase translates to MEAFNLIQFYNSFATEEQCQKFLFEQRWSNGVTCPKCGEIGVKVYKLKTGRLKCASCRSPFTVRIGSIFEDSPVPLQKWFLAIYLCTSLKKGISSLQLSRYIGVTQKTAWFMLQRIRHVFETGSFEKLTGEVEMDEAYIGGSDKNKHHSKKLKTLTGKGAQGHGSKNSKAPVVGMVERGGRLRAIATKDTGSNTLMNLARKNIDIDATIYTDEHMPYRTLPKLGFKHESVNHGVKEFVNGMASTNTAESFWSHLKRGINGIYHHVSAKHLQLYCDEYSFRWNTRELTDGERFEAWFDNIYGKRLMYKNLTRKRS, encoded by the coding sequence ATGGAAGCATTCAACCTCATTCAATTCTACAACTCATTTGCCACAGAAGAACAGTGTCAAAAGTTCTTGTTTGAGCAGCGCTGGTCAAACGGCGTTACATGCCCAAAATGTGGCGAAATAGGCGTCAAAGTATACAAACTAAAAACAGGCCGTCTAAAATGCGCAAGCTGCCGTAGTCCGTTTACGGTGCGTATAGGCAGTATCTTTGAAGATAGCCCCGTGCCACTACAAAAATGGTTCTTGGCTATCTACCTATGTACAAGCCTCAAAAAAGGTATATCGTCGCTTCAGCTTAGTCGGTATATTGGCGTTACCCAAAAGACCGCGTGGTTTATGCTCCAGCGTATACGACATGTATTTGAAACAGGCAGCTTTGAAAAGCTCACTGGCGAGGTTGAAATGGATGAGGCGTATATAGGCGGCTCTGATAAGAACAAACACCATAGTAAGAAGCTCAAGACCCTCACCGGCAAGGGCGCACAAGGTCACGGCAGCAAGAATAGTAAAGCGCCCGTTGTTGGTATGGTTGAACGCGGCGGCAGACTACGCGCGATTGCTACAAAAGATACTGGCAGCAATACGCTCATGAACTTGGCACGCAAAAACATCGACATTGACGCGACGATCTACACAGACGAACACATGCCATATCGCACGTTGCCTAAACTTGGTTTCAAGCACGAAAGCGTCAATCACGGCGTCAAAGAGTTTGTAAACGGTATGGCTAGTACGAACACCGCAGAGAGTTTTTGGTCGCACTTAAAGCGCGGTATCAATGGCATTTACCACCATGTCAGCGCCAAGCATTTGCAGCTTTATTGTGACGAGTATAGTTTCCGCTGGAACACACGTGAACTGACTGACGGCGAGCGTTTTGAGGCTTGGTTTGATAACATCTACGGCAAGCGCCTCATGTATAAAAACCTCACTCGCAAGCG
- a CDS encoding 23S rRNA (pseudouridine(1915)-N(3))-methyltransferase RlmH: MSINIITIGKKHEPWITEGLDRYQKRLQKPYDVKWVLLPHSSLEGTQARQEESERIVQKLGKAEYVVLLDEIGKNLSSPELGAMLDTQFGRGSVTLVIGGAYGVTRELQQRADLVWSLSRLVFPHQLVRLLLIEQLYRAQEIQKGGKYHHI; encoded by the coding sequence ATGAGTATCAACATCATCACAATCGGCAAAAAACACGAACCCTGGATCACTGAGGGCCTGGATCGCTATCAGAAGCGCCTCCAGAAGCCTTATGACGTGAAATGGGTCTTGTTGCCGCATAGTAGTCTGGAGGGCACACAGGCGCGTCAAGAAGAGTCGGAGCGTATCGTGCAAAAGCTTGGCAAAGCTGAGTACGTGGTGTTGCTAGACGAAATTGGCAAAAACTTATCGTCGCCGGAGCTAGGTGCTATGCTTGATACTCAGTTTGGTCGGGGTAGCGTTACGCTTGTCATCGGAGGTGCTTACGGTGTTACACGCGAGCTGCAGCAACGTGCCGATCTGGTGTGGTCGCTGTCGCGCCTGGTGTTTCCGCATCAGCTTGTGCGGCTACTGCTCATCGAGCAACTCTACAGGGCTCAGGAAATACAAAAAGGTGGCAAATACCACCATATCTAG
- a CDS encoding valine--tRNA ligase, which yields MQLAKTYEPDQYEPNIYAMWETSGAFSPRGTGEPYSIVMPPPNANGNLHVGHALMVEVEDILIRYHRMKGYDTVYLPGADHAGFETWVVYERILREKGQSRFDFSREQLYSQVWNFVDEQRGNMELQLRALGASADWSNLTFTLDKKVIDTVYKTFKKMWDEGLIYRGERIVNYSTKYQTSYADIEVDHKTEKGTLWKIAYPLIDKVGELVVATTRPETLLGDTAVAVHPDDERYKHLIGSKVQLPLTDREIPVIADDYVDPAYGTGVVKITPAHDPNDFEMGNRHDLERIQVIGFDGKMTAAAGNYAGLEVDEARKRVLAALEAQELRRGEETIEHSVGYDYKSGLPIQPLIKEQWFVNVKPLVEKAVTTIEAGEITFYPETRKSAVLQYYKNLKDWNISRQIPWGIPIPAFVNINDPEDWIFDERVEEKEIVVNGTTYTREEDTFDTWFSSGQWPFITTDYLDGGELAKYYPTSVLETGHDILYQWVARMIMLGLYATDKVPFRDVYLHGLVLDEHGQKMSKSKGNVVNPMETLAKYGSDALRLGLISSRGAGQNQAFSTSKVLAGRNFCNKLWNISRFILDRLGEDYTPGAPAPKSLADHWIVAELLQASTEIDQQIAGYRFADAGETVYHTIWDSVADWYVEASKADTNPDLLAWVLETSLRIAHPFAPFVTETVWQTLPWTDSVLILEHWPEAIDHDEIAAGEFTRVQALVSEARYVMSELPGNKRYPLLFQQDTLVEENAALIKQLSRVSDVAHVDQARGLRLASSGREAWLDIDADTLYEHQTNLEVRLAETRQKAAALEARLANENYVAKAPAHLVEETKHEIEATAILIVRLQEELDVLR from the coding sequence ATGCAGCTAGCCAAAACATACGAACCGGATCAGTACGAACCAAATATTTACGCCATGTGGGAGACCTCTGGCGCTTTTTCACCTCGAGGCACAGGCGAACCCTATAGTATCGTCATGCCCCCGCCAAATGCCAACGGCAACCTGCATGTCGGTCACGCGCTCATGGTAGAGGTAGAAGATATCCTGATCCGCTATCACCGTATGAAAGGCTATGATACGGTGTATCTGCCTGGAGCAGACCATGCCGGCTTCGAGACATGGGTAGTCTACGAACGCATCCTGCGCGAGAAAGGGCAGAGTCGCTTCGATTTCAGTAGGGAACAGCTCTATAGTCAGGTCTGGAACTTCGTCGATGAGCAGCGCGGCAACATGGAGCTACAACTCCGCGCTCTTGGCGCCAGTGCCGACTGGAGCAATCTCACGTTTACTCTCGACAAAAAGGTCATCGACACCGTCTACAAAACATTCAAGAAGATGTGGGATGAAGGCCTAATCTACAGAGGTGAGCGTATCGTCAACTACAGCACCAAATACCAGACCAGCTACGCCGATATCGAGGTCGACCACAAGACAGAAAAGGGTACGCTCTGGAAGATCGCCTACCCGCTGATCGACAAGGTAGGGGAGCTAGTCGTGGCGACAACCCGCCCGGAGACATTGCTCGGCGATACCGCCGTAGCAGTACATCCAGACGACGAACGCTACAAACATCTCATCGGCAGCAAGGTACAGCTACCGCTGACAGATCGTGAAATACCCGTCATCGCCGACGACTACGTAGATCCTGCATATGGCACTGGCGTGGTGAAAATCACTCCAGCCCACGACCCCAACGACTTCGAGATGGGTAATCGCCACGATCTCGAGCGCATTCAGGTCATCGGTTTTGACGGCAAGATGACAGCCGCCGCCGGCAACTATGCCGGGCTTGAGGTAGACGAAGCCCGTAAACGCGTACTCGCAGCCCTAGAAGCCCAAGAGCTCCGTCGTGGCGAAGAGACAATCGAACACTCCGTAGGCTACGACTACAAAAGTGGCCTACCCATCCAGCCGCTCATCAAAGAGCAGTGGTTCGTCAACGTCAAGCCACTCGTAGAGAAGGCTGTGACTACCATCGAGGCAGGGGAGATTACATTTTATCCAGAGACACGCAAATCCGCCGTGCTGCAATACTACAAGAATCTCAAGGACTGGAACATCTCGCGCCAAATCCCCTGGGGTATCCCTATTCCGGCTTTTGTAAACATCAATGATCCCGAGGACTGGATCTTTGACGAGCGGGTCGAAGAAAAAGAAATCGTAGTAAATGGCACAACATATACCAGAGAAGAAGATACCTTCGACACATGGTTTAGCTCCGGTCAGTGGCCGTTCATCACTACCGATTACCTAGACGGTGGGGAACTTGCTAAATACTACCCTACCTCTGTACTCGAAACAGGCCACGATATCCTCTACCAGTGGGTCGCTCGTATGATCATGCTCGGTCTCTATGCTACCGACAAGGTACCGTTTCGCGATGTATACCTCCACGGCCTCGTGCTCGACGAACATGGGCAAAAAATGAGCAAAAGCAAAGGCAACGTCGTCAACCCCATGGAAACACTTGCCAAATACGGCTCCGACGCACTCCGCCTAGGGCTCATCTCTAGTCGCGGGGCAGGGCAGAACCAAGCGTTTTCTACTAGCAAAGTACTGGCGGGACGCAATTTCTGCAATAAACTCTGGAATATCTCTCGCTTCATACTCGATCGTCTAGGCGAAGACTACACACCTGGTGCACCGGCGCCGAAGAGCTTAGCCGACCACTGGATCGTCGCCGAACTACTCCAGGCTAGTACCGAGATAGATCAGCAAATTGCCGGCTACCGCTTCGCCGACGCAGGCGAAACCGTCTACCACACCATCTGGGATAGCGTAGCCGACTGGTATGTCGAAGCTAGCAAAGCCGACACCAACCCAGACCTCTTGGCATGGGTACTCGAGACATCGCTGCGTATCGCACATCCATTTGCACCATTTGTGACCGAGACCGTCTGGCAGACGCTCCCGTGGACCGACAGCGTCCTCATACTCGAACATTGGCCAGAGGCGATCGACCACGACGAGATTGCTGCAGGTGAATTCACTCGAGTACAAGCACTGGTGTCTGAAGCCCGCTATGTGATGAGTGAGCTCCCCGGCAACAAGCGTTATCCACTCCTATTCCAGCAAGACACACTCGTAGAAGAAAACGCCGCCTTGATCAAACAGCTATCGCGTGTGAGCGATGTAGCCCATGTCGACCAAGCCAGGGGACTGCGCCTGGCAAGTTCTGGTCGCGAGGCCTGGCTGGATATCGATGCCGACACCCTGTACGAGCACCAGACAAACCTGGAAGTGCGCCTAGCCGAGACACGCCAGAAAGCTGCCGCGCTCGAAGCCCGCCTCGCCAACGAAAACTACGTCGCCAAAGCACCGGCACATTTGGTAGAAGAAACTAAACACGAAATCGAAGCGACCGCCATACTCATCGTACGGCTCCAGGAAGAACTCGACGTACTACGCTAG
- a CDS encoding lipid II:glycine glycyltransferase FemX: MSHNVPSIHFLQSAAWQAFQEAQGRTVFHRSGDNWEYRAILEPARFGLSRLYCPYGPTATNHRALRTALASLRALARSQKAAYVRIQPLGTVFTPTDMKHLGANRTAYSQPAHTWHIDTTRPTDEIVADMKQNNRNLYRTYKKKGMTYERSTDPADITRLTTLLHGVAAHNQITVHPDSYFEQQATTLLPLGAASLHFMTYEGETIAAALVYEDEHTHYYAHAAASHEHRKLGASTALLAAIIVDTHEHGKSICDLYGVTDSEDPEHKWAGFTKFKRSFGGELYDLSETYEYPVRPLTHRAYRAARYIKRTIS, from the coding sequence ATGAGTCACAACGTTCCATCTATCCACTTTCTGCAATCTGCCGCATGGCAGGCGTTTCAGGAAGCGCAGGGGCGCACCGTATTTCACCGTAGTGGTGACAACTGGGAATACCGCGCTATTCTGGAGCCCGCTCGCTTCGGCTTGAGTCGCTTGTACTGCCCTTACGGTCCTACTGCTACCAACCACCGAGCACTCCGCACGGCACTGGCGTCACTGAGAGCCCTCGCCCGCAGCCAAAAAGCCGCCTATGTCCGTATCCAGCCGCTTGGCACCGTCTTCACCCCTACCGATATGAAACATCTGGGCGCCAACCGTACCGCGTATTCGCAGCCTGCCCACACCTGGCACATCGACACTACGCGGCCTACAGACGAGATCGTGGCCGATATGAAGCAAAACAACCGCAATCTCTATCGAACCTACAAGAAAAAAGGTATGACCTATGAGCGCAGCACTGATCCTGCCGACATCACGCGCCTCACTACCTTGCTCCATGGAGTGGCCGCGCACAATCAAATTACTGTGCATCCAGATAGTTACTTCGAACAACAGGCTACTACCCTACTCCCTCTCGGTGCCGCCTCGCTCCACTTCATGACATACGAAGGAGAGACAATCGCCGCAGCCCTAGTATATGAAGATGAACACACCCACTACTACGCCCATGCTGCAGCTAGCCACGAGCATCGCAAACTAGGTGCCTCTACAGCCCTGCTCGCTGCTATCATCGTCGATACACATGAACATGGCAAATCTATTTGCGACCTCTACGGTGTGACCGACAGTGAAGACCCCGAGCACAAATGGGCCGGCTTCACCAAATTCAAGCGCTCGTTCGGTGGCGAGCTCTATGACCTATCTGAGACATACGAATACCCAGTACGTCCACTCACCCACCGGGCTTACCGCGCTGCGCGCTATATCAAACGCACTATCTCGTAG
- the tsaD gene encoding tRNA (adenosine(37)-N6)-threonylcarbamoyltransferase complex transferase subunit TsaD, producing the protein MLILGIESSCDETAAAVVQDGTRLCSNVVNSQIDIHSQYGGVVPEVAARSHLEVVMPVVNKALSDADVTWDNIDAIAVTYAPGLSGSLLIGTLAAKTLAYLHNKPLYPIHHVEAHVYANFITQQADSLNLTLPTKQPTFPMLALIVSGGHSQLVLFRDHGDYTLLGQTQDDAIGEAFDKVAKMLGLPYPGGPSISRAAEQGDAHKYDFPKAKLAGMYDFSFSGLKTAVLRRLQREVGVDFTFPSHELPVRVDEQMRHDFAASFQHIAIETLVDKARRAYDEYQPASVVIAGGVAANQELRRQLSAALPLDIEYAPIQLCTDNAAMIATLGYYQSKRVEPTSPFALEIRPSLSMVQENVV; encoded by the coding sequence ATGCTGATTTTGGGAATCGAGAGTAGTTGTGACGAAACTGCCGCTGCCGTGGTACAAGACGGTACGCGACTCTGCAGTAATGTCGTGAATTCTCAGATAGATATCCACTCACAGTACGGAGGTGTCGTGCCAGAAGTAGCCGCCCGTAGTCATCTAGAGGTTGTTATGCCCGTCGTCAACAAAGCGTTGAGCGACGCAGACGTAACTTGGGATAATATCGACGCGATCGCCGTTACCTATGCCCCCGGACTATCTGGCTCGCTCCTCATCGGCACACTCGCCGCCAAAACACTGGCATATCTGCACAACAAGCCGCTCTACCCTATCCATCACGTGGAGGCGCATGTATATGCCAACTTCATCACTCAGCAAGCAGATTCGCTCAACCTCACGCTCCCAACCAAGCAGCCTACTTTCCCTATGTTGGCGCTTATCGTCAGTGGCGGTCACTCTCAACTCGTGCTGTTTCGCGATCATGGCGACTACACACTACTCGGCCAGACGCAGGACGATGCTATAGGCGAAGCGTTCGACAAAGTTGCCAAAATGCTGGGACTCCCCTACCCGGGTGGGCCGTCTATCTCCCGTGCTGCCGAGCAAGGTGACGCACACAAATATGATTTCCCGAAAGCCAAACTGGCTGGTATGTATGATTTCAGCTTTTCTGGCCTCAAAACAGCCGTCCTACGCCGTCTACAGCGCGAAGTGGGTGTAGACTTCACTTTTCCCTCTCACGAGCTCCCAGTGCGCGTAGATGAGCAAATGCGGCATGATTTTGCCGCTAGCTTCCAGCATATCGCTATCGAAACCCTCGTGGACAAAGCACGCCGAGCCTACGATGAATACCAGCCCGCCTCTGTCGTAATCGCCGGTGGTGTGGCTGCCAACCAAGAACTGCGCCGTCAACTCTCGGCCGCCTTGCCTCTCGATATTGAATACGCTCCTATCCAGCTCTGTACCGACAACGCCGCCATGATCGCCACCCTAGGCTATTACCAATCCAAGCGCGTCGAGCCCACATCACCGTTTGCCCTCGAAATCCGTCCAAGCTTGTCGATGGTACAGGAGAATGTTGTATGA
- a CDS encoding UDP-N-acetylmuramoyl-L-alanyl-D-glutamate--2,6-diaminopimelate ligase, with product MKDKLVHGVRKALPARSVTKLEEGYRKARVRAVNARYGYPARGLKVIAVTGTNGKTTTINYINSILKAADYKTAMFSTALIEIAGQERANDLNRTVPLTNQLYEFFAEAKKAKVDYVVLEITSHALQQHKLDGVPIEAAIMTNLTQDHLDYHKTMENYAAAKAILFRNSPRYIVLNHDDKWFDYYDKFEAGEQKMTYGENEAAEAHITRTKLYKKGSEADVVFDHQTKLELATHLPGKFNISNMTAAATIAYLLGVSVDKIVEGVADLEAVPGRFEHVDVGDKGYEVVVDYAHTPDAIEKLLEAARSVTKNRVILVFGATGDRDKGKRPIMGEIAARLADRIVVTDEESYNEEPSGIRAAVIQGVESAGGSGKLTEIPDRREAIEKALSIATKGDMILITGMGHEQYRIINGKQIPWNDAAVVKELTS from the coding sequence ATGAAAGACAAACTTGTCCATGGGGTTCGAAAAGCGTTGCCGGCGCGTTCGGTGACCAAGCTCGAAGAGGGGTATCGCAAAGCGCGTGTGCGAGCGGTGAACGCACGCTACGGTTACCCAGCGCGAGGGCTCAAGGTGATTGCTGTGACTGGCACCAACGGCAAGACGACAACGATCAATTACATCAATTCGATTTTGAAGGCCGCCGACTACAAAACAGCTATGTTTAGTACCGCGCTTATTGAGATAGCAGGGCAGGAGCGAGCAAACGACCTCAACCGCACCGTACCGCTGACAAACCAGCTGTACGAGTTCTTCGCTGAGGCAAAAAAGGCCAAGGTAGACTACGTGGTACTGGAGATCACTAGCCATGCGTTGCAGCAGCACAAACTCGACGGTGTGCCGATCGAAGCCGCTATCATGACCAATCTCACACAGGACCATCTAGATTATCACAAGACGATGGAGAACTACGCGGCAGCCAAAGCAATTTTGTTTAGAAACTCTCCACGCTATATCGTGCTCAATCACGACGACAAATGGTTCGACTACTACGACAAGTTTGAAGCTGGCGAGCAAAAGATGACATATGGTGAAAACGAGGCCGCCGAAGCACACATTACCCGTACCAAGCTCTACAAGAAGGGGAGTGAAGCCGATGTGGTGTTTGACCACCAAACCAAGCTGGAGTTGGCGACACATCTTCCGGGCAAGTTCAATATCAGCAATATGACGGCCGCAGCTACCATTGCCTACCTGCTAGGAGTGAGTGTGGATAAGATTGTAGAAGGCGTGGCCGATCTCGAAGCGGTACCAGGTCGATTTGAACATGTCGATGTGGGCGACAAGGGTTACGAGGTAGTGGTGGACTACGCACACACCCCAGATGCCATCGAGAAGCTACTTGAAGCGGCGCGTTCGGTGACGAAGAACCGCGTCATATTGGTCTTCGGAGCAACAGGTGACCGCGACAAAGGCAAGCGTCCTATCATGGGTGAGATTGCCGCTAGGTTAGCCGACCGTATCGTCGTGACAGACGAAGAGAGCTACAACGAAGAGCCGAGCGGCATCCGCGCGGCGGTGATCCAGGGTGTCGAGAGTGCGGGCGGTAGCGGCAAGCTGACCGAGATTCCCGATCGGCGCGAAGCCATCGAGAAAGCGCTGTCTATCGCGACAAAGGGTGATATGATACTCATCACTGGTATGGGGCATGAGCAGTACCGTATCATAAACGGCAAGCAGATTCCATGGAATGATGCGGCGGTGGTGAAAGAACTAACGTCATAA
- a CDS encoding SRPBCC family protein has product MESPKTAPARPALQATVQLVIKAPRQELYEFISNIENMGQLSPENQKTFWFEQGKRLKGRNRIGALYRWSMTGTVTEDIPAQSFGFFTDWPSETHWLYTFEDVTGGTLVTESMRKDTKQILPVIFM; this is encoded by the coding sequence ATGGAATCCCCAAAAACAGCACCTGCTCGGCCCGCATTACAGGCGACCGTTCAACTAGTCATTAAGGCGCCCCGCCAAGAGTTGTACGAGTTCATTAGCAACATTGAAAATATGGGGCAACTCAGTCCTGAAAATCAAAAGACATTTTGGTTTGAGCAAGGCAAGCGACTTAAGGGCCGGAATCGGATCGGGGCGCTGTACCGATGGTCGATGACCGGCACTGTTACGGAGGATATTCCCGCCCAATCATTCGGCTTCTTTACTGACTGGCCATCAGAAACACATTGGCTTTATACGTTTGAAGATGTTACGGGCGGCACTCTTGTGACTGAATCTATGCGAAAGGATACGAAGCAGATTCTACCAGTTATATTTATGTAA
- a CDS encoding alpha/beta fold hydrolase encodes MDDTQSNKYNGIHLNVEDSGGEGRPIILIHGWPLSGKSWNKQVPALQEAGYRVITYDRRGFGDSDKPSDGYDYDTFSDDLAGIIDSLGLEGVSLVGFSMGGGEVARYVSRHGEDKLHSIVFAGAVPPYLLKSDDNPDGPLTQEKADSMTEQANSDLDGLLDQFTKDFFSPNADGNLLILDEERQDALEQARKADPTAVRGAMKAFATTDFRDDLTTVTIPTLVIHGDSDGIIPFEGSGKRTHEAIAGSDLYVVENGPHGFNTTHPDEFNKVVIDFLQK; translated from the coding sequence ATGGATGACACTCAGAGCAACAAGTATAATGGTATACATCTTAATGTGGAGGATAGCGGCGGCGAAGGTCGGCCAATCATCCTCATTCACGGCTGGCCGCTGTCGGGCAAATCGTGGAATAAACAAGTCCCGGCCTTGCAGGAGGCTGGTTATAGGGTGATCACCTATGATCGTCGCGGATTTGGCGACAGTGACAAGCCGAGTGACGGATACGACTACGATACGTTTTCGGACGATCTGGCGGGTATTATCGACTCGCTTGGCCTCGAGGGTGTGTCACTCGTCGGATTTTCGATGGGCGGCGGCGAGGTGGCGCGGTATGTGTCTCGTCACGGCGAAGACAAGCTGCATAGCATTGTGTTTGCGGGTGCCGTTCCTCCGTATTTATTGAAGTCTGACGATAATCCCGACGGGCCGTTGACGCAGGAAAAAGCCGACTCCATGACCGAGCAAGCCAATTCGGATCTGGACGGGTTGCTCGATCAATTTACCAAAGATTTCTTTTCGCCGAATGCAGACGGTAACCTCTTGATACTGGACGAGGAGCGTCAAGACGCGCTCGAACAGGCACGCAAAGCGGATCCGACGGCTGTTCGCGGGGCGATGAAGGCGTTTGCGACCACTGACTTTCGAGACGACTTGACGACGGTGACGATTCCGACGCTCGTGATCCATGGTGATTCGGACGGAATCATTCCATTCGAAGGATCGGGCAAACGCACGCACGAAGCGATTGCCGGCAGCGATTTGTACGTCGTAGAAAACGGCCCGCACGGATTCAACACTACGCATCCGGACGAGTTCAATAAAGTGGTGATCGACTTTTTACAGAAATAG
- a CDS encoding NAD-dependent epimerase/dehydratase family protein, with protein MQTVLGANGQIAEELTRELYKNYTRDIRLVSRHPRKVHESDQLMAANLLDADAADRAVEGSDIAYFTVGLPMDAKLWEEQFPIMMKNVIDACKKHHCKLVFFDNTYMYPKTAEPQTEEAPFVPVGRKATVRANIATLLLDEMNAGRIKAVICRAPEFYGPGKTQSLTNTAIFDAIKHGKKARVPISDKTLRTLIWTPDASRAMALIGNTPDVYDQTWHLPCDDNRLTYKSLIAAASQIKGRDLPYTVVPLVMFKIGGVFNPQLREAQELLSRYARNNIFVSTKFTKRFPEFRITTYRDGIAQLLRPH; from the coding sequence ATGCAAACAGTACTTGGAGCAAATGGCCAGATAGCCGAAGAATTGACGCGGGAGCTGTACAAAAATTACACCCGCGATATTCGCCTCGTCAGTCGGCATCCGCGTAAAGTTCACGAATCGGACCAGCTTATGGCCGCCAACCTGCTGGACGCCGACGCGGCCGACAGGGCCGTCGAAGGCAGTGATATCGCCTATTTTACCGTCGGCCTGCCTATGGATGCAAAGCTATGGGAAGAGCAGTTCCCGATCATGATGAAAAACGTGATCGACGCGTGTAAAAAACATCATTGCAAACTTGTCTTTTTCGATAACACCTACATGTACCCGAAAACTGCCGAGCCGCAAACCGAAGAGGCACCTTTCGTGCCCGTCGGGCGAAAAGCAACCGTTCGAGCGAACATCGCCACCCTGCTGCTCGACGAAATGAACGCCGGTCGCATCAAGGCCGTTATCTGCCGGGCGCCGGAATTTTATGGACCCGGCAAGACCCAAAGCTTGACGAACACGGCGATTTTCGATGCGATCAAGCACGGCAAAAAAGCCCGCGTGCCCATCAGCGACAAGACGCTTCGGACCCTGATTTGGACGCCTGACGCCAGCCGGGCAATGGCACTCATTGGCAATACGCCGGACGTGTACGACCAGACATGGCACCTGCCGTGTGATGATAACCGGTTGACCTACAAAAGCCTGATAGCGGCTGCCTCCCAGATCAAAGGCCGCGACCTTCCGTATACGGTGGTCCCGCTGGTCATGTTCAAAATCGGCGGTGTGTTTAACCCGCAGTTAAGAGAAGCTCAAGAGTTATTATCGCGCTACGCCCGCAATAACATTTTCGTCTCAACAAAATTCACAAAACGCTTTCCGGAATTTCGTATTACCACTTACCGCGATGGCATCGCGCAGCTGCTTCGGCCTCACTAA
- the hchA gene encoding glyoxalase III HchA, with protein sequence MSNIVKNLLGTAPTPAGNNVYGPSPLALKLATSDVTDYKKVTYDALPQTYKILMLCSEQSDVPMTNGTFFFSGNHPVETLVPMLHLQSAGFEFDIVTPHGKPVKFEMWAMPKKDKNVQAIYDEYKSQFDHPKNLADLAKNNFASAEEYAAIYIPGGHGALLGLPNDENVGALIRWAFDKDLFHLSICHGPAAMLAAAPKNKDEPFIYDGYEITAFPDKVDRQTPLVGYMPGQLTWFFGEKLQELGVTIINTEADKSCHADRKLVTGASPKAANEFGKLAATTLVRHFNK encoded by the coding sequence ATGTCTAATATAGTAAAAAATCTCTTAGGTACCGCTCCTACGCCCGCCGGAAATAATGTCTATGGCCCGTCGCCGCTGGCGCTAAAACTAGCCACATCCGACGTGACGGATTACAAAAAAGTCACCTACGACGCGCTCCCTCAAACATACAAAATCTTGATGCTTTGTTCGGAGCAATCCGATGTGCCCATGACCAACGGCACTTTTTTCTTTTCGGGCAATCATCCCGTCGAGACATTGGTGCCGATGCTGCATTTACAAAGCGCTGGCTTTGAGTTCGATATCGTGACTCCGCACGGTAAGCCCGTCAAATTTGAGATGTGGGCGATGCCAAAGAAAGACAAAAACGTTCAGGCGATCTACGATGAGTACAAATCGCAGTTTGATCATCCGAAGAATCTGGCCGACCTCGCCAAGAATAATTTTGCGAGCGCGGAAGAGTACGCCGCTATTTACATTCCGGGCGGGCATGGAGCGCTGCTTGGCCTGCCGAATGACGAAAATGTCGGCGCATTGATCCGCTGGGCATTCGACAAGGACCTCTTCCATTTGTCCATTTGCCACGGACCGGCGGCCATGTTGGCGGCGGCTCCCAAAAACAAGGATGAGCCATTTATTTACGACGGCTATGAAATCACCGCCTTTCCGGACAAGGTAGACCGCCAAACGCCTCTTGTTGGATACATGCCCGGCCAACTGACCTGGTTCTTTGGGGAGAAGTTACAAGAGCTTGGCGTCACGATCATCAATACCGAGGCTGACAAGTCGTGCCACGCCGACAGGAAGCTAGTGACAGGTGCCAGCCCCAAGGCAGCCAATGAATTCGGAAAACTGGCCGCGACGACACTCGTGCGTCATTTCAACAAGTAA